The following coding sequences lie in one Heyndrickxia oleronia genomic window:
- the bshA gene encoding N-acetyl-alpha-D-glucosaminyl L-malate synthase BshA, whose translation MRKKLKIGITCYPTVGGSGVIATELGKFLAERGHEIHFITSSIPFRLNKMYHNIYFHQVEVNQYSVFQYPPYDIALASKMAEVIKREKLDILHVHYAMPHAVCAILGKQMAGTNVKIVTTLHGTDITVLGYDPSLTEAIRFGIEQSDYVTAVSKALVQQTYDLIQPKKEIDTVYNFIDERVYRKVNSSDLKTEYGISPDEKIIIHVSNFRNVKRVPDVVKVFAQIKKKLPAKLLLVGDGPEMTIVCKLVNELQLNEDVLMLGKQDNLEELYSISDLMLLLSEKESFGLVALEAMACGVPCIGTDIGGIPEVITDHVNGYVCELGNIEMISSYALKLLEDEKIHNEFSENAIQTVHNQFMSEKIIEQYEDIYYHLIPDKEKVGME comes from the coding sequence ATGAGAAAAAAGCTTAAAATTGGTATTACCTGTTACCCGACTGTTGGAGGTTCAGGTGTCATAGCCACAGAATTAGGAAAATTTCTTGCAGAGCGAGGCCATGAAATCCATTTTATTACTTCAAGCATCCCATTCCGTTTAAATAAGATGTATCATAATATCTATTTTCATCAGGTCGAAGTGAATCAATACTCTGTATTTCAATATCCACCTTATGATATTGCTTTAGCTAGTAAGATGGCAGAAGTGATAAAGAGAGAAAAATTAGATATACTCCATGTTCACTATGCAATGCCTCATGCTGTTTGTGCAATATTAGGAAAACAGATGGCCGGTACTAATGTAAAGATTGTAACAACTTTACATGGAACAGATATTACTGTTTTAGGTTATGATCCTTCATTAACTGAAGCGATTCGCTTTGGTATAGAGCAATCTGATTATGTGACTGCTGTTTCAAAAGCTTTAGTTCAACAAACTTATGATCTAATTCAACCAAAGAAAGAAATTGATACAGTCTATAATTTTATTGATGAACGGGTATACAGAAAAGTTAATTCAAGTGATTTAAAAACGGAATATGGAATTTCACCAGATGAGAAAATCATCATCCATGTATCTAACTTTCGAAATGTGAAAAGAGTACCAGATGTAGTTAAGGTTTTTGCCCAAATAAAAAAGAAACTACCTGCTAAACTCCTTTTAGTTGGTGATGGTCCCGAGATGACAATCGTATGCAAATTAGTGAATGAATTACAATTAAATGAAGACGTGCTCATGTTAGGAAAGCAAGATAATCTTGAAGAGTTATACTCTATAAGTGATTTAATGCTTTTGCTATCAGAAAAGGAAAGTTTTGGATTAGTAGCTCTTGAGGCTATGGCCTGTGGTGTTCCATGTATTGGAACCGATATTGGTGGAATTCCAGAAGTAATTACAGATCATGTGAATGGGTATGTTTGTGAACTGGGAAATATTGAAATGATTTCAAGCTATGCGTTAAAGCTTCTTGAAGATGAAAAAATACACAATGAGTTTTCTGAAAATGCGATTCAAACCGTTCACAATCAGTTTATGTCAGAGAAAATAATTGAACAATATGAAGACATTTATTACCATCTAATACCAGATAAAGAAAAGGTGGGGATGGAATGA